A genomic window from Triticum urartu cultivar G1812 chromosome 7, Tu2.1, whole genome shotgun sequence includes:
- the LOC125520649 gene encoding SKP1-like protein 1 produces MAAAGDAGEKKMVTLKSSDGEEFEVEEAVAMESQTIRHMIEDDCADNGIPLPNVTSKILSKVIEYCNKHVQAKPADAAAAGAAAPDAAAPPAEDLKNWDAEFVKVDQATLFDLILAANFLNIKGLLDLTCQTVADMIKGKTPEEIRKTFNIKNDFTPEEEEEIRRENQWAFE; encoded by the exons ATGGCGGCCGCGGGAGACGCCGGCGAGAAGAAGATGGTGACGCTCAAGAGCTCGGACGGGGAGGAGTTCGAGGTGGAGGAGGCGGTCGCCATGGAGTCGCAGACCATCCGCCACATGATCGAGGACGACTGCGCCGACAACGGCATCCCGCTCCCCAACGTCACCTCCAAGATCCTCTCCAAGGTCATCGAGTACTGCAACAAGCACGTCCAGGCCAAgcccgccgacgccgccgccgccggggcCGCCGCGCCCGACGCGGCGGCGCCCCCCGCCGAGGACCTCAAGAACTGGGACGCCGAGTTCGTCAAGGTCGACCAGGCCACCCTCTTCGACCTCATCCTG GCCGCAAACTTCCTTAACATCAAGGGGCTGCTGGACCTGACCTGCCAGACTGTTGCGGACATGATCAAGGGCAAGACCCCGGAGGAGATCCgcaagaccttcaacatcaagaACGACTTCACgcccgaggaggaggaggagatccGCAGGGAGAACCAGTGGGCCTTTGAGTAG